CTTAATGGTTCCTCATCATAGATCCTCTTAATTGCTTCTGCAAATAGAGGTGCTACTGAAATAGACTTAAATTTATCTAAATCATTTCTTTCTGGTAGTGCTATAGTATCTAGCATAATTAACTCTTCAATTGCACTTGCATTGATTCTGTCAAATGCAGGACCAGATAAAACACCATGAGTACAGCATGCATATACATTAGTTGCTCCTAAATCTTTTAAAGCATTTGCTGCATTAGCAATCGTTCCTGCAGTATCAATCATATCATCGATAAGTATACATGCCTTACCTTTAACTTCTCCGATAATATTCATTATTTCTGATACGTTAGCTTTTGGTCTTCTCTTATCAATTATAGCAATTGGTGCATGTAACTTATCTGCAAACTTTCTAGCTCTTGTAACACTTCCTAAATCAGGAGATACTACTACAACATCTTCTCTATCTTCAAATCCTTTTTCAACAAAGTATCTAGCTAGTATAGGTGATCCTAATAAATGATCTACTGGTATATCAAAATATCCTTGTATTTGAGCGGCATGTAAATCCATTGTTAAAACTCTATCTGCCCCTGCAGTAGTTAATATATCAGCAACTAGTTTTGCAGTGATTGGGTCTCTAGATTTTGCCTTTCTATCTTGTCTTGCATAACCATAGTATGGAATAACAGCTGTTATTCTTCCTGCTGATGCTCTTTTAAGCGCATCAATCATAATTAGCAATTCCATAAGATTGTTATTAACTGGTGAATTAGTTGATTGAACTACGAACACCTCTTGTCCTCTAACAGTCTCATTAATATCTACGCATATTTCTCCATCGCTGAAGGTTCCTACCTTCGCATTACCCACTGGCACCCCTAATATATCAGCTATGTCTTTTGCAAGTTTTGGATGTGAATTTCCAGTGAAAATTTTAATATTTCTTCCATGGGTAATCATTCCTTAGAATACCTCCTTAATATATTTTAAAAAGTGCCTTTGTAAAATTGTTATTTTTTAAGCCCTTTTTTATTAACCCATCCCTCAATGTTTGTTTGTTTTGCTCTTGCAATAGCAAGACTACCTTCTGGGACTTCTTTTGTTATAGTTGAACCTGCAGCAATATAAGTATTATCCTTAACTTCTACAGGAGAAACTAAATTCGTATTGCATCCTATAAATGAATTGTTGCCTATTTTTGTTTTATGCTTATTCTTACCATCATAGTTAACAACAACTGTTCCACAACCAAAGTTACAGCTTTCTCCTACTTCTGCATCACCAATGTAGGTTAAATGTGATACTTTAGTGTTATTTCCAATAGTTGATTTTTTTATTTCAACAAAGTCACCTATTCTAACTTTTTCGCCAATTACTGATTCTGGTCTAA
This sequence is a window from Clostridium sp. 'White wine YQ'. Protein-coding genes within it:
- a CDS encoding ribose-phosphate diphosphokinase; translated protein: MITHGRNIKIFTGNSHPKLAKDIADILGVPVGNAKVGTFSDGEICVDINETVRGQEVFVVQSTNSPVNNNLMELLIMIDALKRASAGRITAVIPYYGYARQDRKAKSRDPITAKLVADILTTAGADRVLTMDLHAAQIQGYFDIPVDHLLGSPILARYFVEKGFEDREDVVVVSPDLGSVTRARKFADKLHAPIAIIDKRRPKANVSEIMNIIGEVKGKACILIDDMIDTAGTIANAANALKDLGATNVYACCTHGVLSGPAFDRINASAIEELIMLDTIALPERNDLDKFKSISVAPLFAEAIKRIYDEEPLSKLFEA